A section of the Pimelobacter simplex genome encodes:
- a CDS encoding cytochrome c oxidase subunit 4: protein MKIEAWIFGVTTVFLVLVSPAYWFITDASDHGADWTGTSALVMTTLLCAMVTLYLGFHAQRMDARPEDRKDGEIADGAGELGFFPPYSWWPFWCALTLGLIVFSVAVLAWWLMIIGFVLGAVAVSGWVFEYYRGNYAH, encoded by the coding sequence TCTTCGGCGTGACCACGGTCTTCCTGGTCCTGGTCAGCCCCGCCTACTGGTTCATCACCGACGCCAGCGACCACGGCGCCGACTGGACCGGTACCTCCGCCCTGGTCATGACCACCCTGCTGTGCGCGATGGTCACCCTCTACCTCGGGTTCCACGCCCAGCGGATGGACGCCCGTCCCGAGGACCGCAAGGACGGCGAGATCGCCGACGGCGCGGGCGAGCTCGGCTTCTTCCCGCCGTACTCGTGGTGGCCGTTCTGGTGCGCGCTCACCCTGGGCCTGATCGTGTTCTCGGTCGCCGTGCTGGCGTGGTGGCTGATGATCATCGGGTTCGTGCTCGGTGCGGTCGCGGTCAGCGGCTGGGTCTTCGAGTACTACCGCGGAAATTACGCTCACTGA
- a CDS encoding glycosyltransferase family 4 protein — MRVAVELVYFTGRKGGTETYARRLFAALGALPDSGVELVGIAGRELRAAPPDWFPGEIVHLPVSGESRPQWAAGVALAVAPRARALRADLLHCPANFGPALHVLPTVVTVHDLLPLRHPEWVPGGRADAVRRLQRRTITVADRVIADSAATAADVVALGGRVTADVDVVPLGAPEPSGVAPPPVPRPFVLAGGNRMPHKNFDRLIEAWSLIPAGERPLLVVTGSHREDPLDAEVRRRGLAGDVDLRGWVDADELAGLYASASAYVFPTRFEGFGLPVLEAMAAGCPVLASELPVLREAGGAAMETFDPTSAPAIATAVRRLVADPARQEALRAAGRVRAAEFTWRRTAEATVASYRRTVAATAP; from the coding sequence ATGAGGGTGGCCGTCGAGCTCGTCTACTTCACCGGCCGCAAGGGCGGCACCGAGACCTACGCGCGCCGGCTGTTCGCAGCGCTCGGGGCGCTGCCTGACTCCGGCGTCGAGCTGGTCGGCATCGCCGGGCGCGAGCTCCGCGCGGCGCCGCCGGACTGGTTCCCCGGCGAGATCGTGCACCTGCCCGTCTCGGGCGAGAGCCGGCCCCAGTGGGCGGCCGGGGTCGCACTGGCCGTCGCCCCGCGGGCCCGGGCGCTGCGGGCCGACCTGCTCCACTGCCCGGCCAACTTCGGACCCGCGCTGCACGTGCTGCCGACCGTGGTGACCGTCCACGACCTGCTGCCGCTGCGCCACCCCGAGTGGGTGCCGGGTGGCCGCGCGGACGCCGTACGGCGGCTCCAGCGGCGCACGATCACCGTGGCCGACCGGGTCATCGCCGACAGCGCGGCGACCGCCGCCGACGTGGTCGCGCTGGGCGGGCGCGTCACGGCCGACGTCGACGTCGTCCCGCTCGGGGCGCCGGAGCCGAGCGGGGTGGCGCCGCCCCCGGTGCCGCGGCCGTTCGTGCTCGCCGGCGGCAACCGGATGCCGCACAAGAACTTCGACCGGCTCATCGAGGCGTGGTCGCTGATCCCGGCGGGGGAGCGGCCGCTGCTGGTCGTCACCGGAAGCCACCGCGAGGACCCCCTCGACGCCGAGGTACGACGCCGCGGCCTGGCCGGCGACGTCGACCTGCGCGGATGGGTCGACGCCGACGAGCTGGCCGGCCTCTACGCCTCAGCCAGCGCGTACGTCTTCCCGACCCGGTTCGAGGGCTTCGGGCTGCCGGTGCTCGAGGCGATGGCCGCCGGCTGCCCGGTGCTCGCCTCCGAGCTCCCGGTGCTCCGCGAGGCCGGCGGCGCGGCGATGGAGACCTTCGACCCCACCTCGGCACCCGCCATCGCGACGGCGGTGCGCCGGCTGGTCGCCGATCCTGCTCGGCAGGAGGCGCTGCGGGCCGCGGGACGGGTCCGGGCGGCGGAGTTCACCTGGCGTCGTACGGCGGAGGCGACGGTGGCCTCCTATCGCCGGACGGTGGCGGCCACGGCGCCCTAG
- a CDS encoding glycosyltransferase family 2 protein — protein sequence MSTPTAFDRTVVVVPTYNEGAMVGTVVSELREVFPHVVCVDDGSRDGSADAARAAGATVLRHPVNLGQGAALQTGFDYVLGRTTARHLVTFDADGQYLVEDAAAMVEVAVQSEVDIVLGSRNLGSTEGQPVARRVLMAAALRFSRSITGIRLTDTHNGLRVLNRHAAASMNLRQHGMAHASEIESRIVAASLSWREHPVTMRYSDYSRGKGQSNLNALNILYDLAAERLGATA from the coding sequence GTGAGCACCCCCACCGCCTTTGACCGCACCGTCGTCGTCGTGCCGACGTACAACGAGGGCGCGATGGTGGGCACGGTCGTCAGCGAGCTCCGCGAGGTCTTCCCCCACGTCGTGTGCGTGGACGACGGCTCGCGTGACGGCTCCGCGGACGCCGCCCGGGCCGCGGGGGCGACGGTGCTGCGGCACCCGGTCAACCTGGGGCAGGGCGCGGCGCTGCAGACGGGCTTCGACTACGTGCTGGGGCGGACGACGGCGCGGCACCTGGTGACCTTCGACGCCGACGGGCAGTACCTCGTCGAGGACGCCGCGGCGATGGTCGAGGTCGCGGTGCAGAGCGAGGTCGACATCGTGCTCGGCTCGCGCAACCTGGGCAGCACCGAGGGGCAGCCGGTGGCCCGGCGGGTGCTGATGGCGGCGGCGCTGCGCTTCTCCCGCTCGATCACCGGGATCCGGCTCACCGACACCCACAACGGGCTGCGGGTGCTCAACCGGCACGCGGCGGCCAGCATGAACCTGCGCCAGCACGGGATGGCCCACGCCTCCGAGATCGAGTCCCGGATCGTCGCGGCGTCGCTGTCGTGGCGCGAGCACCCGGTGACGATGCGCTACTCGGACTACTCGCGCGGCAAGGGGCAGTCCAACCTCAACGCGCTCAACATCCTCTACGACCTCGCCGCCGAGCGCCTGGGAGCGACCGCATGA
- the qcrB gene encoding cytochrome bc1 complex cytochrome b subunit, with translation MSVDVSKVATTNGSTPATTKGAQRAGAIANWADERLGLGSALKKNIRKVFPDHWSFMLGEIALWSFVVLLLTGVFLTLWFDPSMTEIQYNGSYDPLRGVHMSSAMASTLDISFDVRGGLLMRQMHHWAAMIFIASMMIHMLRVYLTGAFRKPREVNWIIGCLLLLLGTIEGFTGYSLPDDLLSGTGVRAADGFMKATPVVGTYMSFFLFGGEFPGDAIIPRFYAMHILLIPGLLLALVAAHMLLLVYHKHTQWPGPGRTEQNVVGYPMLPVYAAKAGGFFFIVFGVTALMGGLFSINNVWKLGPYDPSKVTAGSQPDWYMGWPDGLLRIIPAWETHIWGVTVSWNVMIPILVMPPLMLMILMALPFIESWITGDKREHHLLQRPRNAPTRTAIMVALMTFYGLSWAAGGNDIIAIKMHLSINQITYFMRAAVFIGPVIAFIITRRWCISLQRHDEGKLLHGFESGVLVRSADGAYAEKHLPLPESEAYTLTARDDDPVPETVEEIEASGATGKDLRKRKLRAKLATLFFADNVQKPTAEELHEAQHHAEHELHELESQIAAGPNRHGPADH, from the coding sequence ATGAGCGTTGATGTGAGCAAGGTCGCCACGACCAACGGCTCGACCCCTGCGACCACCAAGGGCGCTCAGCGCGCCGGTGCGATCGCCAACTGGGCCGACGAGCGCCTCGGCCTCGGCAGCGCGCTCAAGAAGAACATCCGCAAGGTCTTCCCGGACCACTGGTCCTTCATGCTCGGCGAGATCGCTCTGTGGAGCTTCGTCGTCCTGCTGCTGACCGGTGTCTTCCTCACGCTCTGGTTCGACCCGAGCATGACCGAGATCCAGTACAACGGCTCCTACGACCCGCTCCGCGGCGTCCACATGTCCTCGGCGATGGCCTCCACGCTCGACATCTCGTTCGACGTGCGCGGCGGTCTGCTCATGCGGCAGATGCACCACTGGGCCGCGATGATCTTCATCGCCTCGATGATGATCCACATGCTCCGGGTCTACCTGACCGGCGCCTTCCGCAAGCCGCGCGAGGTCAACTGGATCATCGGCTGCCTGCTCCTGCTGCTGGGCACGATCGAGGGCTTCACCGGCTACTCGCTCCCCGACGACCTGCTCTCGGGCACCGGCGTCCGGGCCGCGGACGGCTTCATGAAGGCCACCCCGGTGGTCGGCACGTACATGTCGTTCTTCCTGTTCGGCGGCGAGTTCCCGGGCGACGCGATCATCCCGCGGTTCTACGCGATGCACATCCTGCTCATCCCGGGCCTGCTGCTCGCCCTGGTCGCCGCGCACATGCTGCTGCTCGTCTACCACAAGCACACGCAGTGGCCTGGTCCCGGCCGGACCGAGCAGAACGTCGTGGGCTACCCGATGCTCCCCGTCTACGCGGCCAAGGCCGGCGGCTTCTTCTTCATCGTCTTCGGCGTCACCGCGCTCATGGGCGGCCTGTTCTCCATCAACAACGTCTGGAAGCTCGGACCGTACGACCCGTCCAAGGTCACCGCGGGCTCGCAGCCGGACTGGTACATGGGCTGGCCCGACGGCCTCCTGCGCATCATCCCCGCGTGGGAGACGCACATCTGGGGCGTCACGGTCTCGTGGAACGTCATGATCCCGATCCTGGTCATGCCTCCGCTGATGCTGATGATCCTGATGGCGCTGCCGTTCATCGAGTCGTGGATCACCGGTGACAAGCGCGAGCACCACCTGCTCCAGCGTCCCCGCAACGCCCCGACCCGTACGGCGATCATGGTCGCGCTGATGACCTTCTACGGCCTCTCGTGGGCCGCGGGCGGCAACGACATCATCGCGATCAAGATGCACCTGAGCATCAACCAGATCACCTACTTCATGCGGGCCGCGGTCTTCATCGGACCGGTGATCGCCTTCATCATCACGCGCCGCTGGTGCATCTCGCTCCAGCGTCACGACGAGGGCAAGCTGCTCCACGGCTTCGAGTCGGGTGTCCTGGTCCGCTCCGCGGACGGTGCCTACGCCGAGAAGCACCTGCCGCTTCCCGAGTCCGAGGCCTACACCCTCACCGCGCGCGACGACGACCCCGTGCCCGAGACGGTCGAGGAGATCGAGGCCAGCGGCGCCACCGGCAAGGACCTGCGCAAGCGCAAGCTGCGGGCCAAGCTCGCGACGCTGTTCTTCGCGGACAACGTCCAGAAGCCGACCGCCGAGGAGCTCCACGAGGCTCAGCACCACGCCGAGCACGAGCTCCACGAGCTCGAGTCGCAGATCGCGGCCGGTCCCAACCGGCACGGTCCTGCGGACCACTGA
- the ctaE gene encoding aa3-type cytochrome oxidase subunit III has protein sequence MAPVAISASASLPASRLHGQHDRPSMVAVGTIIWLSSELMFFAALFASYFTIRSVSPEMWSQNTELLNVPFASINTTILVLSSFTCQLGVFAAERGQVSRAGSLLQVGKWGLREWFILTYVMGAIFVGGQALEYAELIHEGVTIPNDAYGTMFYLTTGFHGIHVTGGLIAFLFVLGRTYVAKRFTHEQAVSAIVVSYYWHFVDVVWIGLFATIYLIK, from the coding sequence ATGGCGCCCGTGGCGATCTCAGCTTCGGCATCTCTTCCTGCCTCGCGCCTTCACGGCCAGCACGACCGACCCAGCATGGTGGCGGTCGGAACCATCATCTGGCTGTCCAGCGAGCTCATGTTCTTCGCGGCGCTCTTCGCGTCGTACTTCACGATCCGCTCGGTCTCGCCCGAGATGTGGTCGCAGAACACCGAGCTGCTGAACGTCCCGTTCGCCTCGATCAACACCACGATCCTGGTGCTCTCGTCGTTCACCTGCCAGCTGGGCGTCTTCGCCGCCGAGCGCGGCCAGGTCAGCCGGGCCGGCTCGCTGCTCCAGGTGGGCAAGTGGGGCCTGCGCGAGTGGTTCATCCTCACCTACGTGATGGGGGCCATCTTCGTCGGCGGCCAGGCGCTCGAGTACGCCGAGCTGATCCACGAGGGCGTCACGATCCCGAACGACGCCTACGGCACGATGTTCTACCTGACGACCGGCTTCCACGGCATCCACGTGACCGGCGGACTCATCGCGTTCCTCTTCGTCCTGGGCCGCACCTATGTCGCCAAGCGGTTCACCCATGAGCAGGCGGTCAGCGCGATCGTCGTCTCCTACTACTGGCACTTCGTCGACGTGGTGTGGATCGGGCTGTTCGCCACGATCTACCTCATCAAGTGA
- a CDS encoding glycosyltransferase family 4 protein, translated as MRIAIAYDCLYPWTLGGGERQYRAFAEELAARGHTVTYLTRRQWDGAAPDLDGVRVRAVAGRAELYDDAGARRLGPALGYALALLTHLLRARHRYDVVLVSALPATNVPAARLALALTRSRALLVTDWLEVWPRERWRAYSGPVVGRLAWWVQRLAARLSPVATCHSALSARRLVASGLRSTPVVSPGLVFPGDPGAPRLGVPEGAGPGAVPQVVYVGRHIPDKHVEALPAALAHARTRLPDLTAAIYGDGPSRPAVLREIERCGLSAAVSAPGFVAREVLDAAVRGAAVLVNPSAREGYGLVVDEANAVGTPVVLVDGPDNAAVERVTEGVNGLVAASTDPVVLGEAIVGAVEGGADLRRSAHERYTEAARTGSIAATVDRILAVATGLGAPR; from the coding sequence GTGCGGATCGCCATCGCCTACGACTGCCTCTACCCCTGGACCCTCGGGGGCGGGGAGCGGCAGTACCGCGCGTTCGCCGAGGAGCTCGCCGCGCGCGGGCACACCGTCACCTACCTGACCCGGCGCCAGTGGGACGGCGCGGCGCCGGACCTCGACGGGGTCCGGGTGCGCGCGGTCGCCGGCCGTGCCGAGCTGTACGACGACGCCGGCGCCCGCCGCCTCGGACCGGCCCTCGGCTACGCCCTGGCGCTGCTGACCCACCTCCTGCGCGCCCGGCACCGGTACGACGTGGTGCTGGTCAGCGCGCTGCCCGCCACCAACGTCCCGGCCGCCCGGCTGGCCCTGGCGCTCACCCGCAGCCGGGCGCTGCTGGTCACCGACTGGCTGGAGGTCTGGCCGCGGGAGCGCTGGCGCGCCTACAGCGGCCCTGTCGTCGGCCGGCTGGCCTGGTGGGTGCAGCGGCTCGCGGCCCGGCTCTCGCCGGTGGCCACCTGCCACTCCGCGCTGAGCGCGCGCCGGCTCGTCGCGAGCGGGCTGCGCTCGACGCCGGTGGTGAGCCCGGGGCTGGTCTTCCCCGGGGACCCCGGGGCGCCGCGGCTCGGCGTACCGGAGGGGGCGGGACCGGGAGCGGTGCCGCAGGTGGTCTACGTCGGCCGGCACATCCCGGACAAGCACGTCGAGGCCCTGCCCGCGGCGCTCGCGCACGCCCGGACCCGGCTGCCGGACCTCACCGCCGCGATCTACGGTGACGGCCCCTCACGCCCGGCGGTGCTGCGCGAGATCGAGCGGTGCGGGCTGTCCGCAGCGGTCAGCGCCCCCGGGTTCGTCGCGCGCGAGGTGCTCGACGCCGCGGTGCGCGGGGCCGCGGTGCTGGTCAACCCCTCGGCGCGCGAGGGCTACGGCCTCGTGGTCGACGAGGCCAACGCCGTCGGGACACCTGTGGTGCTCGTCGACGGTCCCGACAACGCCGCGGTCGAGCGGGTGACCGAGGGCGTCAACGGCCTCGTCGCGGCCTCGACCGACCCGGTCGTGCTGGGCGAGGCGATCGTGGGCGCGGTCGAGGGCGGCGCCGACCTGCGGCGTAGCGCTCACGAGCGCTACACCGAGGCGGCCCGGACCGGCTCGATCGCCGCGACGGTCGACCGGATCCTCGCCGTCGCCACCGGGCTCGGGGCGCCCCGATGA
- a CDS encoding L,D-transpeptidase: MPFPAAPRRSRVLRAAAVLATVAVLAAACDGSGFSPTGGGGSDDKTTAAAATEAVLSTNVADKASGVPVDKVVKVSAEHGKITDVVVRSKAGKVSGRLVADGSRWVSTGGLEPGVRYRVRATAQNGDGKQVENISSFTTQALSLDQQTYPSVAPLQGETVGIGMPVIVTFDLPVTDKASFERHMKVATTPVQQGSWRWVSDTVAHWRPKAYWKAGTKVSVDIGINGVAAGGGIYGQEDRKVDFKVGDAHVYKVNAATHQMKVFSNGKLLRTLPITTGKPGFTTRSGVKVIMEKFATRRMNSETVGIPQGSAEAYDINDVRWAMRLTNSGEFIHAAPWSVGSQGRANVSHGCTGLSTDNASWLYDMTRRGDVVTYTGTDRPMEPDNGYGDWNIPWKDYVAGSALH, encoded by the coding sequence GTGCCCTTCCCCGCCGCTCCCCGTCGCTCGCGCGTGCTGCGCGCCGCGGCCGTCCTCGCGACGGTCGCCGTCCTGGCCGCCGCGTGCGACGGTTCCGGCTTCTCGCCCACGGGCGGCGGTGGGTCCGACGACAAGACGACCGCTGCGGCCGCGACCGAGGCGGTGCTGAGCACCAACGTGGCCGACAAGGCGAGCGGCGTGCCGGTCGACAAGGTGGTCAAGGTCAGCGCCGAGCACGGCAAGATCACCGACGTCGTGGTCCGCTCCAAGGCCGGCAAGGTGAGCGGGCGGTTGGTCGCCGACGGTTCCCGCTGGGTGTCCACGGGCGGGCTCGAGCCGGGCGTGCGCTACCGGGTCCGGGCCACGGCCCAGAACGGCGACGGCAAGCAGGTCGAGAACATCTCCTCGTTCACGACCCAGGCGCTGAGCCTCGACCAGCAGACCTACCCGTCGGTGGCGCCGCTGCAGGGCGAGACGGTCGGCATCGGCATGCCGGTCATCGTCACCTTCGACCTTCCGGTCACCGACAAGGCGAGCTTCGAGCGGCACATGAAGGTCGCCACGACGCCGGTCCAGCAGGGCTCCTGGCGCTGGGTGAGCGACACGGTCGCGCACTGGCGGCCCAAGGCGTACTGGAAGGCCGGCACCAAGGTCAGCGTCGACATCGGCATCAACGGGGTCGCGGCCGGCGGCGGTATCTACGGCCAGGAGGACCGCAAGGTCGACTTCAAGGTCGGTGACGCCCACGTCTACAAGGTCAACGCCGCGACTCACCAGATGAAGGTATTCTCCAACGGCAAGCTGCTGCGCACGCTGCCGATCACGACCGGCAAGCCCGGCTTCACGACCCGCTCGGGCGTCAAGGTGATCATGGAGAAGTTCGCCACCCGGCGGATGAACTCCGAGACCGTCGGCATCCCGCAGGGCTCGGCCGAGGCCTACGACATCAACGACGTGCGCTGGGCGATGCGGCTGACCAACTCCGGTGAGTTCATCCACGCCGCCCCGTGGTCGGTCGGCTCCCAGGGGCGCGCCAACGTCTCGCACGGCTGCACCGGCCTGAGCACCGACAACGCGAGCTGGCTCTACGACATGACCCGGCGCGGCGACGTGGTGACCTACACCGGCACGGACCGGCCGATGGAGCCCGACAACGGCTACGGCGACTGGAACATCCCGTGGAAGGACTACGTCGCGGGATCCGCCCTGCACTGA
- a CDS encoding class I SAM-dependent methyltransferase — MGYHEWHARPGYYRDVVRHFEPGSRILDIGCGTGWLSEDFPEYVGLDHTPAAVDAARERGVDVRLADLERPLPVPDASFDGVVLKDVLEHLLDPVGVVAEAFRVVRPGGRVFASSPDAQRWAWHDYTHRRPWTRTSMRRIFADQGFAVERVSYESVAPGTGIVSGWFPRKRRPRVLAVLTWLPGWRRNVWIVARRPLG; from the coding sequence GTGGGCTATCACGAGTGGCACGCGCGGCCGGGCTACTACCGCGACGTCGTCCGTCATTTCGAGCCGGGCAGCCGGATCCTCGACATCGGCTGCGGCACCGGCTGGCTCTCGGAGGACTTCCCGGAGTACGTCGGCCTCGACCACACCCCGGCCGCCGTCGACGCGGCCCGGGAGCGGGGTGTCGACGTACGCCTGGCGGACTTGGAGCGGCCGTTGCCGGTCCCGGACGCCTCGTTCGACGGCGTGGTGCTCAAGGACGTCCTGGAGCACCTCCTGGACCCCGTGGGCGTGGTGGCCGAGGCGTTCCGCGTCGTGCGACCCGGGGGACGGGTGTTCGCCTCGTCGCCGGACGCCCAGCGCTGGGCCTGGCACGACTACACCCACCGCCGCCCGTGGACGCGCACCTCGATGCGCCGGATCTTCGCCGACCAGGGCTTCGCGGTCGAGCGGGTGTCGTACGAGAGCGTGGCGCCGGGGACCGGGATCGTCTCCGGCTGGTTCCCGCGCAAGCGGCGCCCGCGGGTGCTCGCGGTGCTGACCTGGCTGCCCGGGTGGCGGCGCAACGTGTGGATCGTGGCGCGCCGGCCGCTCGGCTAG
- the qcrA gene encoding cytochrome bc1 complex Rieske iron-sulfur subunit, translating to MTDAHDTHSPQGGEIVPTGPIADPGLPEHQWRPTDVDPAKEKRAERQVAILFGLSALSTLAFLVAYFTFDIGDNWTVIGGFGASTMALGLTLGLALMFIGVGIIHWARKLMADHELVEMRHAAASPEEDREVAVQALTDGLNESGIGRRPLIRNSLLGAVGLLGLPAVVLLRDLGPLPGKKLYHTIWGDGTKQAPMRIVRDGIWTPILASDLEIGDLVNCQPDALHNPERYGLDPSEVEGVNLQIHKSKASLILLRMNPGDIKPGKAADGSSRENWTVDGIVAYSKICTHVGCPISLNERTTHHLLCPCHQSTFDLADSGRVVFGPAGRPLPQLAIAVDDEGYLVAQHDFDEPVGPSFWERDYYER from the coding sequence GTGACCGACGCACACGACACCCACTCCCCCCAGGGCGGCGAGATCGTGCCCACGGGGCCGATCGCCGACCCGGGGCTCCCGGAGCACCAGTGGCGGCCGACGGACGTCGACCCCGCCAAGGAGAAGCGGGCCGAGCGCCAGGTGGCCATCCTCTTCGGCCTCTCCGCGCTCAGCACACTGGCCTTCCTGGTCGCCTACTTCACCTTCGACATCGGTGACAACTGGACCGTCATCGGCGGCTTCGGCGCCTCGACCATGGCGCTCGGCCTGACCCTGGGCCTGGCCCTGATGTTCATCGGCGTCGGCATCATCCACTGGGCCCGCAAGCTCATGGCCGACCACGAGCTGGTCGAGATGCGGCACGCCGCGGCCTCCCCCGAGGAGGACCGCGAGGTCGCCGTCCAGGCGCTGACCGACGGGCTCAACGAGTCCGGCATCGGCCGCCGTCCGCTGATCCGCAACTCCCTGCTGGGCGCGGTCGGCCTGCTCGGTCTGCCGGCGGTCGTGCTGCTGCGCGACCTCGGTCCCCTGCCGGGCAAGAAGCTGTACCACACGATCTGGGGCGACGGCACCAAGCAGGCTCCGATGCGCATCGTCCGCGACGGCATCTGGACCCCGATCCTGGCCTCCGACCTCGAGATCGGCGACCTGGTCAACTGCCAGCCCGACGCGCTGCACAACCCCGAGCGCTACGGCCTCGACCCCTCCGAGGTCGAGGGCGTCAACCTGCAGATCCACAAGTCGAAGGCCTCGCTGATCCTGCTCCGGATGAACCCGGGCGACATCAAGCCGGGCAAGGCCGCCGACGGCAGCAGCCGCGAGAACTGGACGGTCGACGGCATCGTCGCCTACTCCAAGATCTGCACCCACGTCGGTTGCCCGATCTCCCTGAACGAGCGCACGACGCACCACCTGCTGTGCCCGTGCCACCAGTCCACCTTCGACCTGGCCGACTCCGGCCGCGTCGTGTTCGGCCCCGCCGGGCGTCCGCTGCCGCAGCTCGCGATCGCGGTGGACGACGAGGGCTACCTCGTCGCGCAGCACGACTTCGACGAACCGGTCGGCCCGAGCTTCTGGGAGCGTGACTACTATGAGCGTTGA
- a CDS encoding DUF2304 family protein: MIIRLFLLASILVGVVWLLRTRPSGSRLALTRMAGFAVAAGAAASVVAPGLVTDAAHLVGVREGPNLILYVLVVVFVFTTIVQGMRMRELERRLAQLARAQALADVDRERV; the protein is encoded by the coding sequence ATGATCATCCGGCTCTTCCTGCTCGCCAGCATCCTCGTCGGCGTCGTGTGGCTGCTGCGCACGCGGCCCAGCGGCAGCCGGCTGGCACTCACCCGGATGGCCGGCTTCGCCGTGGCCGCGGGGGCCGCCGCGAGCGTCGTCGCGCCGGGTCTGGTCACCGACGCGGCCCACCTGGTCGGGGTCCGTGAGGGCCCGAACCTGATCCTCTACGTGCTCGTCGTGGTCTTCGTCTTCACCACGATCGTGCAGGGCATGCGGATGCGCGAGCTCGAGCGCCGCCTCGCCCAGCTCGCCCGCGCCCAGGCGCTCGCCGACGTGGACCGCGAGCGGGTCTAG
- the qcrC gene encoding cytochrome bc1 complex diheme cytochrome c subunit: MRLLNRSAGRLSRHRRGPLAGLMVLVCGLLLTGGLYAAFAPAQADSSQSQDELVKEGRELFLVGCAFCHGQSGEGVLTQGGSQYGPALTDVGSAAVDFQVGTGRMPMAQPGAQAPRKEVVYTKDEIAALSAYVGSLGTGPQIPDKELYSTEGMSQKDVDELVSRGGQIFLANCTACHNFEGSGGAMPRGGFAPKIRGVDSKHIYEAMLTGPQSMDTFSDGNIPPEDKKAVIAYLNKLDENPSYSGFTLGSLGPVSEGIIAWIGGLGILVGFAVWIAAHTTRSSKKKDEAAA, translated from the coding sequence GTGCGTCTTCTGAACCGCTCCGCCGGTCGCCTCTCCCGGCACCGTCGCGGCCCGCTCGCCGGCCTGATGGTGCTGGTCTGCGGCCTGCTGCTGACTGGCGGCCTCTACGCCGCCTTCGCGCCGGCCCAGGCCGACTCGAGCCAGAGCCAGGACGAGCTGGTCAAGGAGGGGCGCGAGCTCTTCCTGGTCGGCTGCGCCTTCTGCCACGGGCAGAGCGGCGAGGGCGTCCTGACCCAGGGCGGCTCGCAGTACGGCCCCGCGCTGACCGACGTCGGCTCCGCCGCGGTCGACTTCCAGGTCGGCACCGGCCGGATGCCGATGGCCCAGCCCGGCGCCCAGGCGCCGCGCAAGGAGGTCGTCTACACCAAGGACGAGATCGCCGCCCTCTCGGCGTACGTCGGCTCGCTCGGCACCGGCCCGCAGATCCCGGACAAGGAGCTCTACTCCACCGAGGGCATGAGCCAGAAGGACGTCGACGAGCTCGTCTCGCGCGGCGGCCAGATCTTCCTCGCCAACTGCACGGCGTGCCACAACTTCGAGGGCTCCGGTGGCGCCATGCCGCGCGGCGGCTTCGCGCCCAAGATCCGCGGCGTCGACTCCAAGCACATCTACGAGGCGATGCTGACCGGTCCGCAGTCGATGGACACCTTCTCCGACGGCAACATCCCGCCCGAGGACAAGAAGGCCGTCATCGCCTACCTCAACAAGCTGGACGAGAACCCGAGCTACAGCGGCTTCACGCTGGGCAGCCTCGGCCCGGTGAGCGAGGGCATCATCGCCTGGATCGGCGGCCTCGGCATCCTGGTCGGCTTCGCCGTCTGGATCGCGGCCCACACCACCCGCTCGAGCAAGAAGAAGGACGAGGCGGCAGCGTGA